In Nonomuraea muscovyensis, one genomic interval encodes:
- a CDS encoding inorganic diphosphatase, which produces MEFDVVVEIPKGQRNKYEVDHETGKIRLDRLLFTSTQYPADYGFIENTLGEDGDPLDALVLLQEPTFPGCYITCRAVGMFRMTDEKGGDDKVLCVPATDPRMEHIRDIHHVAEFDRLEIQHFFEVYKDLEPGKSVEGANWVGRMEAEAEIERSFQRAKDQGYGHGH; this is translated from the coding sequence GTGGAGTTCGACGTTGTCGTTGAGATTCCCAAGGGACAACGGAACAAGTACGAAGTGGACCACGAAACCGGGAAGATCAGGCTTGACCGGCTCCTGTTCACCTCCACGCAGTACCCCGCCGACTACGGCTTCATCGAGAACACCCTCGGCGAGGACGGCGATCCTCTCGACGCGCTGGTGCTGCTGCAGGAGCCGACGTTCCCGGGCTGCTACATCACCTGCCGGGCGGTCGGCATGTTCCGGATGACCGACGAGAAGGGCGGCGACGACAAGGTCCTGTGCGTCCCCGCCACGGACCCCCGGATGGAGCACATCCGCGACATCCACCACGTCGCCGAGTTCGACCGGCTGGAGATCCAGCACTTCTTCGAGGTCTACAAGGACCTGGAGCCGGGCAAGTCGGTCGAGGGAGCCAACTGGGTGGGCCGCATGGAGGCCGAGGCCGAGATCGAGCGGTCGTTCCAGCGGGCCAAGGACCAGGGTTACGGCCACGGCCACTGA
- a CDS encoding sigma-70 family RNA polymerase sigma factor gives MNDRVLVQALRADDPGAPGALFDAHAESIYRYCWSLLLHSDNALVALRDTLIAAHAHAGSLSDPSRLRPWLYALARRECLRRRLAAPPGDTGAEEPAPGAGADADLRVMAWNATRSLSAADREILELAAVHGMSVKEIAAVLGVPPRQVEAARDEARQRLRDAITAEVLAAKGPYDCRQRATILTGFTGRLTPLMREELLQHLPACEICLPHRSRQVSAAKVFELLPQVTPPGALKIRVMSCFADPELKPYRRYVARRSGALDGAGFPLAADRKARRWPHALACALAAVATMVALGVIFTNFGGGPGGLPGVASAALPPGPVAHLPSGSPGGPPTGPDARAPWQPAPEGSQAVVQPVANASPAYPVGMVHSSAPASAPVAWPTRDSAAATPPVTTPPGRGTPSRTPPRTPPATPAGPPDDRPRDHQSRGPSATPCPTAKPTRTPPPRPTRTSRPTPSPIPTPTVTATPTPSVTPTTPTPAPTSSGPATP, from the coding sequence ATGAATGACCGCGTCCTGGTCCAGGCACTCCGCGCCGACGACCCGGGTGCCCCCGGCGCGCTCTTCGACGCGCACGCCGAGAGCATCTATAGATACTGCTGGTCCCTTCTTCTCCACTCCGACAACGCGCTGGTGGCCCTCCGCGACACTTTGATCGCGGCGCACGCCCATGCCGGTTCGCTGTCCGATCCGAGCCGCCTGCGGCCCTGGCTTTACGCGCTCGCCAGGCGCGAGTGCCTGCGCCGCCGGCTGGCCGCGCCGCCCGGCGACACAGGTGCCGAGGAGCCGGCACCGGGCGCCGGCGCCGATGCCGACCTGCGCGTCATGGCCTGGAACGCCACCCGGAGCCTGTCGGCGGCCGACCGCGAGATCCTGGAGCTCGCGGCCGTGCACGGCATGTCCGTCAAGGAGATCGCGGCGGTGCTCGGCGTGCCGCCGCGGCAGGTGGAGGCGGCCCGTGACGAGGCCCGCCAGCGGCTGCGCGACGCGATCACCGCCGAGGTCCTGGCCGCGAAGGGGCCCTACGACTGCCGGCAGCGGGCCACCATCCTCACCGGCTTCACGGGCCGGCTGACGCCGCTGATGCGCGAGGAACTCCTCCAGCACCTGCCCGCCTGCGAGATCTGCTTGCCCCACCGCTCGCGCCAGGTCTCGGCGGCCAAGGTCTTCGAGCTGCTGCCCCAGGTCACACCGCCCGGCGCGCTCAAGATCAGGGTGATGAGCTGCTTCGCCGACCCCGAGCTGAAGCCCTACCGGCGCTACGTGGCCAGGCGCTCGGGAGCGCTCGACGGCGCCGGGTTTCCCCTCGCCGCGGACCGGAAGGCACGCCGGTGGCCGCACGCACTGGCGTGCGCGCTGGCGGCGGTCGCGACGATGGTGGCGCTGGGAGTGATCTTCACGAACTTCGGCGGCGGCCCCGGCGGCCTGCCGGGCGTCGCCTCCGCCGCCCTGCCCCCGGGCCCCGTCGCCCACCTCCCGAGCGGCTCTCCCGGCGGACCGCCGACCGGCCCCGACGCGAGGGCGCCGTGGCAGCCGGCGCCCGAGGGCTCGCAGGCCGTGGTCCAGCCCGTCGCCAACGCCTCACCCGCCTACCCCGTCGGCATGGTCCACTCGAGCGCTCCGGCGAGCGCCCCCGTGGCCTGGCCGACGCGAGACTCCGCCGCCGCCACCCCGCCCGTCACCACCCCGCCGGGTCGCGGCACGCCGTCCCGCACCCCGCCCCGCACCCCGCCCGCGACCCCGGCCGGCCCGCCGGACGACCGCCCCCGCGACCACCAGAGCCGCGGCCCCAGCGCCACACCCTGCCCCACCGCCAAGCCGACCCGCACACCCCCGCCCCGGCCGACCCGCACGTCCCGGCCCACCCCCAGCCCCATCCCCACCCCGACCGTGACTGCCACCCCGACGCCCAGCGTCACCCCGACGACCCCGACCCCGGCGCCCACCTCGTCCGGCCCGGCCACCCCCTGA
- a CDS encoding phage baseplate protein has product MSPSITRRGLLVAGAGAAATALVGGEPAGAAAAAGRFDLTAPATSLIWKKALRDETVLQSFAFDNAHSHLYAVQVKNGSGSAAAGHLCLTKLSLGGAVLGHMYLMGFGHGVQIGVERSGGTTYLWTETNAVRDGANAWGNRLARFAFTNGRTITPSSSGVTRYAPVTGATNTTCAIDPSTNRLVMRYRKNGGFRYAVYTLSAVKSGSRSPLYDVAQPSGLGVFQGYASYGDHLYLLEGSAYGPSNPAPGNTYITSVDLRTGRKVQRALTQAGKSLDYREPEGMAIQLVAGRPRLCLGLASGAAGARKVSVFYKTALV; this is encoded by the coding sequence ATGTCGCCATCCATCACCCGGCGCGGCCTGCTCGTGGCCGGCGCGGGAGCCGCCGCCACGGCGCTCGTCGGCGGCGAGCCCGCCGGGGCCGCCGCGGCCGCCGGCCGGTTCGACCTGACGGCGCCCGCCACGAGCCTCATCTGGAAGAAGGCGCTGCGCGACGAGACCGTCCTGCAGTCGTTCGCCTTCGACAACGCGCACAGCCACCTCTACGCCGTGCAGGTCAAGAACGGGTCCGGCTCCGCGGCGGCGGGCCACCTGTGCCTGACCAAGCTCAGCCTCGGCGGCGCCGTCCTCGGCCACATGTACCTCATGGGCTTCGGTCACGGCGTCCAGATCGGCGTGGAACGGTCGGGCGGCACGACGTACCTGTGGACCGAGACCAACGCGGTCAGGGACGGCGCGAACGCCTGGGGCAACAGGCTGGCCAGGTTCGCCTTCACCAACGGCCGGACGATCACCCCGTCGTCCAGCGGCGTGACCCGGTACGCCCCCGTGACCGGCGCGACCAACACCACCTGCGCGATCGACCCCTCCACCAACCGGCTCGTCATGCGCTACCGCAAGAACGGCGGCTTCCGCTACGCGGTCTACACCCTGTCGGCGGTCAAGTCGGGCTCCCGCAGCCCCCTGTACGACGTTGCCCAGCCGTCCGGTCTGGGCGTCTTCCAGGGTTACGCGTCCTACGGCGACCACCTCTACCTGCTGGAGGGCAGTGCCTACGGCCCGTCCAACCCGGCGCCGGGCAACACCTACATCACCAGCGTGGACCTGCGTACGGGCCGCAAGGTGCAACGCGCGCTGACCCAGGCGGGCAAGTCGCTCGACTACCGGGAGCCGGAGGGCATGGCGATCCAGCTCGTCGCCGGCAGGCCCCGGCTCTGCCTCGGCCTCGCCTCCGGTGCCGCGGGCGCCAGGAAGGTCAGCGTCTTCTACAAGACCGCCCTCGTCTGA
- a CDS encoding ABC transporter substrate-binding protein, whose product MKSHLRSLAVAATATLLLSACGGGQDTGEGAAAGPVTIDYWLWDTAQQPQYQACADAFKKANPQYTVKITQYGWDDYWNTLTTSFVSGTAPDVFVSHLSRYPEFAAQSQLLPITDLVAKDKVDLSQYQDGLADLWVAKDGQRYGLPKDFDTVAVIYNTDKLKEAGIKPEEMTKLTWNPQDGGTYEDVIAKLTVDVNGKRGDEPGFDKKHVATYGLGLAGSGAGFGQTEWSLYTMSNGWQYADQNPWPTKFNYADPKFKDTIRWFTSLIDKGYMPTMEIASAGTGQIDAYGAGKYAMVTEGSWNTKTYWALKGAKSALAPTPIGPTGKRASLFNGLADNISAGTDNPDAAWAWTKFLASPACQEEIVAKEAVVFPAIKAAMPKAEQAFADAGIDVKPFTMHVQDGTTHLAPIAEHWADITAIMTETMDSIFSRKSDVNALDEANTKVNALLG is encoded by the coding sequence ATGAAGAGTCACCTGCGCTCCCTCGCCGTCGCCGCGACGGCGACACTGCTCCTGTCCGCCTGCGGCGGTGGTCAGGACACCGGCGAGGGCGCCGCCGCCGGACCCGTGACGATCGACTACTGGCTCTGGGACACCGCCCAGCAGCCCCAGTACCAGGCCTGCGCCGACGCCTTCAAGAAGGCGAACCCCCAGTACACCGTCAAGATCACCCAGTACGGCTGGGACGACTACTGGAACACCCTCACCACGTCCTTCGTCTCCGGCACCGCCCCCGACGTCTTCGTCAGCCACCTGTCGCGCTACCCCGAGTTCGCCGCCCAGAGCCAGCTCCTGCCCATCACCGACCTGGTCGCCAAGGACAAGGTCGACCTGTCCCAGTACCAGGACGGCCTGGCCGACCTGTGGGTGGCCAAGGACGGCCAGCGGTACGGGCTGCCCAAGGACTTCGACACCGTCGCCGTGATCTACAACACCGACAAGCTCAAGGAAGCGGGCATCAAGCCCGAGGAGATGACCAAGCTGACCTGGAACCCGCAGGACGGCGGCACCTACGAGGACGTCATCGCCAAGCTGACCGTGGACGTCAACGGCAAGCGGGGCGACGAGCCGGGCTTCGACAAGAAGCACGTGGCCACCTACGGCCTGGGGCTCGCGGGCAGCGGCGCCGGCTTCGGCCAGACCGAGTGGAGCCTGTACACCATGAGCAACGGCTGGCAGTACGCCGACCAGAACCCGTGGCCCACCAAGTTCAACTACGCCGACCCCAAGTTCAAGGACACGATCAGGTGGTTCACCTCCCTGATCGACAAGGGCTACATGCCCACCATGGAGATCGCCTCCGCCGGGACCGGCCAGATCGACGCCTACGGGGCCGGCAAGTACGCGATGGTCACGGAGGGCAGCTGGAACACCAAGACCTACTGGGCGCTGAAGGGCGCCAAGTCCGCCCTCGCCCCGACCCCGATCGGCCCCACCGGTAAGCGGGCCAGCCTGTTCAACGGCCTCGCCGACAACATCTCCGCGGGCACCGACAACCCCGACGCCGCGTGGGCCTGGACGAAGTTCCTCGCCTCGCCGGCCTGCCAGGAGGAGATCGTGGCCAAGGAGGCCGTCGTCTTCCCGGCCATCAAGGCGGCGATGCCCAAGGCGGAGCAGGCCTTCGCCGACGCGGGGATCGACGTCAAGCCCTTCACCATGCACGTCCAGGACGGCACGACCCACCTGGCGCCCATCGCCGAACACTGGGCCGACATCACGGCGATCATGACCGAGACGATGGACTCCATCTTCTCGCGCAAGAGCGACGTCAACGCCCTCGACGAGGCCAACACCAAGGTCAACGCCCTGCTCGGCTAG
- a CDS encoding type II toxin-antitoxin system VapC family toxin, with protein sequence MADAYLVDTGVFLRWFVDQPGSEHAQEIQEAFLNGRVQLETADFARIEVAGVLRKKGLLSGRLTPEEFVSAVRVIDEFGVKVHQVDADRLEGAAALAVRLTLRMYDAVFAHLALARGIPLLTTDAKLCHAVEGVVETELLRGVTQS encoded by the coding sequence GTGGCTGACGCCTATCTCGTCGACACCGGCGTCTTTCTGCGATGGTTCGTCGATCAGCCTGGATCCGAGCATGCTCAGGAGATCCAGGAAGCGTTCCTGAACGGTCGGGTCCAGTTGGAGACGGCGGACTTCGCACGCATTGAGGTCGCCGGGGTCCTGCGGAAGAAGGGACTCCTCTCAGGCCGCCTGACACCCGAGGAGTTCGTCTCGGCTGTGCGGGTCATCGACGAATTCGGAGTGAAGGTCCATCAGGTCGACGCCGATCGGTTGGAGGGGGCCGCCGCTCTGGCGGTCCGCCTGACGCTGCGCATGTATGACGCGGTCTTCGCCCATCTGGCTCTCGCCCGGGGGATTCCGCTCCTGACGACGGACGCCAAGCTCTGTCACGCGGTTGAGGGGGTTGTCGAAACAGAGCTGCTCCGAGGAGTCACACAGAGCTGA
- a CDS encoding carbohydrate ABC transporter permease has translation MMAAPTALAGRPRQARAIPWGRIAGWTVLVLVMAATLFPFYWMLRTSFSNTRSLAAGATDLLPVDFTFGAYRRVLGLSTTAEAVAEGGSSGTVNFWLFLRNSIVVATTVTVGQVFFSAMAAYAFARLRWPGRDVVFMLFLTALMVPPIFTTLPNFVLIKELGLLNTYLGIVLPHLLMTPFAVFFLRQFFLGVNAGLEEAARIDGAGHVRIFFRIILPVSKGPITTLAILTYITSWNDYFWPLLVGKDESVRVLTVALGIFRSQTPQGSPDWAGLMAATLFAALPMIILFAVLGRRIIDSIGYTGVK, from the coding sequence ATGATGGCCGCCCCCACCGCCCTCGCCGGCCGGCCCCGGCAGGCCCGCGCGATTCCCTGGGGACGGATCGCCGGCTGGACCGTGCTCGTCCTCGTCATGGCCGCGACGCTCTTCCCGTTCTACTGGATGCTGCGCACGTCCTTCTCCAACACCCGCTCGCTGGCCGCCGGCGCCACGGACCTCCTGCCGGTGGACTTCACGTTCGGCGCCTATCGCCGGGTGCTCGGCCTGTCGACCACCGCCGAGGCGGTGGCCGAGGGCGGGTCGAGCGGCACCGTGAACTTCTGGCTGTTCCTGCGCAACTCGATCGTCGTGGCGACCACGGTGACCGTCGGGCAGGTCTTCTTCAGCGCGATGGCCGCCTACGCCTTCGCCCGGCTGCGCTGGCCCGGCCGGGACGTCGTCTTCATGCTGTTCCTCACCGCGCTGATGGTGCCGCCGATCTTCACGACGCTGCCCAACTTCGTGCTGATCAAGGAACTCGGGCTGCTCAACACCTATCTGGGCATCGTGCTGCCCCACCTGCTCATGACCCCGTTCGCGGTCTTCTTCCTGCGTCAGTTCTTCCTCGGCGTCAACGCCGGGCTGGAAGAGGCGGCGCGCATCGACGGCGCGGGGCACGTGCGGATCTTCTTCCGGATCATCCTGCCGGTCAGCAAGGGGCCGATCACCACCCTGGCGATCCTCACGTACATCACGAGCTGGAACGACTACTTCTGGCCGTTGCTCGTCGGCAAGGACGAGAGCGTCCGGGTGCTCACGGTCGCCCTCGGCATCTTCCGCTCCCAGACCCCGCAGGGCAGCCCCGACTGGGCCGGGCTCATGGCCGCGACGCTCTTCGCCGCCCTGCCGATGATCATCCTCTTCGCCGTGCTCGGCCGCCGGATCATCGACTCCATCGGCTACACCGGCGTCAAGTAA
- the dacB gene encoding D-alanyl-D-alanine carboxypeptidase/D-alanyl-D-alanine endopeptidase gives MARHERWVMLTTLVLLQVVTIVTGVYLVSDDANLSALTRQSSPTEPAASPSTPPSAPVVTAGPVLAGLPARSGGGPLPTKGTLTQQLTVALGDKALGNRVGAIVVDAATGERIFAANADTGITPASTTKVITSAAALASLGPDARLATRVVQGASPGAVVLVGGGDPTLAGPSARSGAYPKPASLAILASRTATALKAEGVTKVTLSYDASLYTGPGVCPCWKPNYVPDGEVAPVSALAMDEGRRYPGQPAPRVSDPPRYAAAAFARLLGRQGIGVTGSARPAKAPAGAAELARVESAPVYALVERTLTHSHDDLAEALARQVALKEGRPASFDGAATAVQQVVKRLGVADGVLVRDGSGLSPHNRITPAALARILAVASSPAHPALHAVAPGMPVAGFSGSLGNGRRFVGPDSKGQVGLVRAKTGTLNHVSTLAGLATTKDGRLVTFAFMADRVPVYAEPALDRLAAIVARS, from the coding sequence GTGGCACGGCACGAGCGGTGGGTGATGCTGACCACTCTCGTCCTGCTGCAGGTCGTCACCATCGTCACCGGCGTCTACCTGGTGAGCGACGACGCGAACCTGAGCGCGTTGACGAGGCAGTCATCACCGACCGAGCCGGCAGCGTCTCCTTCGACACCTCCGTCCGCCCCCGTGGTCACCGCGGGCCCTGTGCTGGCCGGGCTGCCGGCGAGGTCCGGGGGAGGACCTCTCCCGACTAAGGGTACTTTGACGCAGCAACTCACCGTCGCCCTGGGTGACAAAGCGCTCGGGAACCGGGTGGGCGCGATCGTCGTCGACGCCGCCACCGGCGAGCGGATCTTCGCCGCCAACGCCGACACCGGCATCACGCCCGCGTCCACCACGAAGGTGATCACCAGCGCGGCGGCGCTCGCCTCGCTCGGCCCCGACGCCCGACTGGCCACGCGGGTCGTGCAGGGCGCGTCGCCCGGCGCGGTCGTGCTGGTCGGCGGCGGCGACCCCACGCTGGCGGGCCCGTCGGCCAGGTCCGGCGCCTACCCCAAGCCCGCGTCGCTGGCCATCCTCGCCTCGCGCACCGCCACCGCGCTGAAGGCCGAGGGCGTCACCAAGGTCACGCTCTCCTACGACGCGTCCCTCTACACCGGACCCGGCGTCTGCCCCTGCTGGAAGCCGAACTACGTGCCCGACGGCGAGGTCGCGCCGGTGTCCGCGCTGGCGATGGACGAGGGTCGCCGCTACCCCGGCCAGCCCGCGCCCCGCGTCTCCGACCCGCCGCGCTACGCCGCCGCCGCCTTCGCCCGGCTCCTCGGCCGCCAGGGCATCGGCGTGACCGGCTCCGCACGCCCGGCCAAGGCCCCCGCCGGCGCGGCCGAGCTGGCCCGCGTCGAGTCGGCGCCCGTGTACGCGCTCGTCGAGCGCACCCTGACGCACAGTCACGACGACCTGGCCGAGGCGCTGGCCCGGCAGGTCGCTCTCAAGGAGGGCCGGCCCGCCTCCTTCGACGGCGCCGCCACCGCCGTCCAGCAGGTGGTCAAGCGCCTCGGCGTCGCCGACGGCGTGCTCGTCCGCGACGGCAGCGGCCTGTCGCCGCACAACCGCATCACCCCCGCCGCGCTCGCCAGGATCCTGGCCGTGGCCTCCTCCCCGGCCCACCCCGCCCTGCACGCCGTGGCGCCCGGCATGCCCGTCGCCGGGTTCTCCGGCTCGCTCGGCAACGGCAGGCGGTTCGTCGGCCCCGACAGCAAGGGCCAGGTCGGCCTCGTACGCGCCAAGACCGGCACCCTCAACCACGTCAGCACCCTCGCCGGGCTGGCCACCACGAAGGACGGCCGGCTGGTGACGTTCGCCTTCATGGCCGACCGCGTCCCGGTCTACGCCGAGCCGGCGCTCGACCGCCTGGCCGCCATCGTCGCCCGCTCCTGA
- a CDS encoding YoaK family protein, with translation MPFAARRRPSRLTVILVLLTGVTGVVEAVSFLGLGRVFTAVMTGNVLFAGFGTVTDAAPLAGPVVALAAFAVGAVTGHAAHGLLIRWRGDGWLGFAVAGEGLILLAAALLALSLPATDPDRAPHRFAVIVALALAMGARNATVLRVAAKDLPTTVVTRSLAGLFMLSSLETAGRRFATVAATFCGAVLGAFLLRLHPAVPLLVAAAVEIVAGLLCPRRAA, from the coding sequence ATGCCCTTCGCGGCGAGGAGGCGGCCTTCGCGGCTGACGGTGATCCTGGTGCTGCTGACCGGCGTGACCGGAGTGGTCGAGGCCGTCAGCTTCCTCGGGCTGGGCCGGGTGTTCACCGCGGTGATGACCGGGAACGTGCTGTTCGCCGGGTTCGGGACGGTCACCGACGCCGCCCCGCTCGCCGGGCCGGTCGTGGCGCTGGCGGCGTTCGCGGTCGGGGCCGTCACCGGGCACGCGGCCCACGGTCTGCTGATCAGATGGCGAGGGGACGGGTGGCTGGGGTTCGCCGTCGCAGGGGAGGGGCTGATCCTGCTGGCGGCGGCCCTGCTCGCGCTGTCGCTGCCGGCGACCGACCCGGACCGGGCGCCCCACCGCTTCGCCGTCATCGTGGCGCTCGCGCTCGCGATGGGAGCGCGCAACGCCACCGTGCTGCGGGTGGCCGCCAAGGACCTGCCCACCACGGTGGTGACCCGGTCGCTGGCGGGACTGTTCATGCTGTCCTCCCTGGAGACGGCCGGCCGGCGCTTCGCCACCGTGGCCGCGACCTTCTGCGGAGCCGTGCTCGGGGCGTTCCTGCTCCGCCTGCATCCGGCGGTCCCGTTGCTGGTGGCGGCGGCGGTGGAGATCGTCGCGGGGCTGCTGTGCCCCCGCCGGGCGGCATGA
- a CDS encoding ABC-F family ATP-binding cassette domain-containing protein encodes MAHVEIAHLTHVLPDGRPLLNDVSFRIGEGVKAALVGPNGAGKTTLLRLIAGDLQPVEGSVTSSGGLGVMRQFVGGLRDSSTVHDLLLSVAPPAVRQAAERLEQAELVMMERDDEKAQMRYAQAITDYTDAGGYDIEVLWDTCTVAALGVPYDRVKYREVSTLSGGEQKRLVLEALLRGPDQTLLLDEPDNYLDVPGKEWLEGQLRETPKTVLLVSHDRQLLANAADRIVTVESGGVWIHGGGFTTYAEARRARNERLDELRRRWDEEHAKLKALVNMLKNKARYNDGMAAAYHAAQTRLRRFVEAGPPEEAPSDQHISMRLKGGRTGKRAVICEGLELTGLMRPFDLEVWYGERVAVLGSNGSGKSHFLRLLAGEPVAHTGVGRLGARVVPGHFAQTHARPELLGRTPVDIVMSEHALDKSQAMKRLARYELAGLVAEQRFDTLSGGQQARLQILLLELSGATLLLLDEPTDNLDLASAEALQAGLDAFDGTVLAVTHDRWFAADFDRYLVFGSDGRVYESPHPVWDESRVVRAR; translated from the coding sequence GTGGCACACGTCGAGATCGCCCATCTGACCCACGTGCTGCCCGACGGGCGGCCGTTGCTCAACGACGTGTCGTTCCGGATCGGCGAGGGCGTCAAGGCCGCGCTCGTCGGCCCCAACGGAGCCGGCAAGACCACGCTCCTGCGGCTGATCGCGGGTGATCTGCAGCCCGTCGAGGGGTCCGTCACCAGTTCCGGCGGCCTCGGCGTGATGCGCCAGTTCGTGGGCGGGCTGCGCGACTCCAGCACCGTGCACGACCTGCTGCTCAGCGTGGCGCCGCCGGCGGTGCGGCAGGCCGCCGAGCGGCTGGAGCAGGCCGAGCTGGTCATGATGGAGCGCGACGACGAGAAGGCGCAGATGCGCTACGCGCAGGCCATCACCGACTACACCGACGCCGGCGGATACGACATCGAGGTGCTCTGGGACACCTGCACCGTCGCCGCCCTCGGCGTGCCGTACGACCGGGTGAAGTACCGCGAGGTGTCCACGCTGTCCGGCGGCGAGCAGAAGCGGCTCGTCCTGGAGGCGCTGCTGCGCGGCCCCGACCAGACGCTCCTGCTGGACGAGCCCGACAACTACCTCGACGTGCCCGGCAAAGAGTGGCTGGAGGGGCAGCTCAGGGAGACGCCCAAGACGGTCCTGCTGGTCAGCCACGACCGCCAGCTCCTGGCCAACGCCGCCGACCGCATCGTCACCGTCGAGTCGGGCGGCGTCTGGATCCACGGCGGCGGTTTCACCACCTACGCCGAGGCGCGCCGGGCGCGCAACGAGCGTCTCGACGAGCTGCGCAGACGCTGGGACGAGGAGCACGCCAAGCTCAAGGCCCTGGTCAACATGCTCAAGAACAAGGCCCGCTACAACGACGGCATGGCCGCCGCCTACCACGCGGCCCAGACGCGGCTGCGCAGGTTCGTGGAGGCGGGCCCGCCCGAGGAGGCGCCGAGCGACCAGCACATCAGCATGCGGCTCAAGGGCGGTCGCACCGGCAAGCGCGCGGTCATCTGCGAGGGGCTGGAGCTGACGGGCCTGATGCGGCCGTTCGACCTGGAGGTCTGGTACGGCGAGCGCGTCGCTGTGCTGGGCTCCAACGGCTCGGGCAAGAGCCACTTCCTGCGGCTGCTCGCGGGCGAGCCGGTCGCGCACACGGGGGTCGGCAGGCTCGGCGCCCGCGTCGTGCCCGGCCACTTCGCGCAGACGCACGCCCGGCCCGAGCTGCTCGGCCGGACGCCGGTCGACATCGTGATGTCCGAGCACGCCTTGGACAAGAGCCAGGCGATGAAGAGACTGGCCCGCTACGAGCTGGCCGGGCTGGTCGCGGAGCAGCGCTTCGACACCCTCTCCGGCGGGCAGCAGGCGCGCCTGCAGATCCTGCTGCTGGAGCTGTCGGGCGCGACGCTGCTCCTGCTCGACGAGCCGACCGACAACCTCGACCTGGCCAGCGCCGAGGCGCTGCAGGCGGGGCTCGACGCCTTCGACGGCACGGTGCTGGCGGTCACCCACGACCGCTGGTTCGCCGCCGACTTCGACCGCTACCTGGTCTTCGGCTCCGACGGCAGGGTCTACGAGTCACCACATCCGGTGTGGGACGAGTCCAGGGTCGTCCGCGCGCGTTAA
- a CDS encoding C40 family peptidase, producing the protein MRAVSMRPISMRSVSGRTASGRTVSGGAVFLRTVSGRTLRAGLAAWLVLALCSPAHADPGRDGPSKQDVREARQTTRERTKELGVASAKLAGAEARLDDLTAGVERLVEAYNGEQVRLAHAQRAYEQAQARLAAADAEVERARQAVAVVVAETYAGVDLRHPYVMMMNDTGGPDGYLHRAGVLEQLAGERAGILDRMRDAQQVSAILRRQAADAYADHQTAAERARLAKIAAEEAVAGQLRQTRLLERRRDTLEERVDAARTRAQRLARAREERRQARLERLNALGGYNKGELMAKGSLGGDIAANWALGQLGKPYVWAADGPGSYDCSGLTMRAWERVGVRLDHWTGTQWTSGPHVPLDQLRRGDLVFFGHISEDPGTIHHVGIYVGEGMMVHAPQTGDVVRVASIHRTDLVGATRPAAA; encoded by the coding sequence ATGCGCGCCGTCTCCATGCGCCCCATCTCCATGCGCAGCGTGTCCGGGCGCACCGCGTCTGGGCGCACCGTGTCCGGGGGTGCCGTGTTTTTGCGCACCGTGTCCGGGCGGACCCTGCGGGCGGGCCTGGCCGCCTGGCTGGTCCTCGCCCTGTGCTCGCCCGCCCACGCCGACCCCGGCCGCGACGGGCCGTCCAAGCAGGACGTGCGCGAGGCCCGGCAGACCACGCGCGAACGCACCAAGGAACTGGGCGTGGCGAGCGCCAAGCTGGCCGGCGCCGAAGCGCGCCTCGACGACCTCACGGCGGGCGTCGAGCGGCTGGTGGAGGCCTACAACGGCGAGCAGGTCCGGCTCGCCCACGCGCAGCGCGCCTACGAGCAGGCCCAGGCCAGGCTCGCCGCGGCCGACGCCGAGGTGGAGCGGGCCCGGCAGGCCGTCGCCGTCGTCGTCGCCGAGACCTATGCCGGCGTCGACCTGCGCCACCCGTACGTGATGATGATGAACGACACCGGCGGCCCCGACGGCTACCTCCACCGCGCCGGCGTGCTGGAACAGCTCGCCGGCGAGCGCGCCGGCATCCTCGACCGCATGCGGGACGCCCAGCAGGTCTCCGCCATCCTGCGGCGGCAGGCGGCCGACGCCTACGCCGACCACCAGACGGCAGCCGAGCGGGCCCGCCTCGCCAAGATCGCCGCCGAGGAGGCCGTGGCCGGCCAGCTACGCCAGACCCGCCTGCTCGAACGCCGGCGCGACACGCTGGAGGAGCGGGTCGACGCCGCGCGCACCCGAGCCCAGCGCCTGGCCAGAGCGCGTGAGGAACGCCGGCAGGCCAGGCTGGAGCGGCTCAACGCGCTCGGCGGCTACAATAAGGGCGAGCTGATGGCCAAGGGATCGCTCGGCGGCGACATCGCGGCCAACTGGGCGCTCGGCCAGCTCGGCAAGCCGTACGTGTGGGCGGCCGACGGGCCCGGCAGCTACGACTGCTCAGGGCTGACCATGCGCGCCTGGGAACGCGTGGGAGTGCGGCTCGACCACTGGACGGGCACGCAGTGGACCTCGGGCCCGCACGTGCCGCTCGACCAGCTCCGTCGCGGTGACCTCGTCTTCTTCGGCCACATCAGCGAGGACCCCGGCACCATCCACCACGTCGGCATCTACGTCGGGGAGGGCATGATGGTGCACGCCCCGCAGACCGGTGACGTGGTGCGGGTCGCCTCGATCCACCGGACGGACCTGGTGGGCGCCACCAGGCCCGCCGCCGCCTGA